In Rhodothermales bacterium, a genomic segment contains:
- the mazG gene encoding nucleoside triphosphate pyrophosphohydrolase, with protein MADKIYEKTFQESADGLEAWNDFVAIVRQLRRDCPWDREQTHESIKHLLIEEAYETVEAIDDQDWTGLRKELGDLLLHVVFHAVIAAETGAFTVKEVIESETEKLVRRHPHVFGDTTVGSVDDVLTNWESIKIREGEKKSALDGVPRHLPTLLRAFRMQEKAAGVGFDFPKRDDAWDKVTEELAEFREVVESNDTFERKEEELGDLLFAIVNHARQAGLNPENALSRTNDKFIRRFREVERRLDAQGISVVDASLEEMDAHWDAIKGEE; from the coding sequence ATGGCCGACAAGATCTACGAAAAAACTTTTCAAGAATCGGCCGACGGGCTGGAGGCCTGGAACGATTTCGTGGCCATTGTGCGCCAATTGCGGCGCGACTGTCCATGGGACCGGGAGCAGACGCACGAGAGCATCAAGCATCTCCTCATTGAAGAGGCCTATGAGACGGTGGAGGCCATTGATGACCAGGACTGGACCGGTCTCCGGAAGGAACTCGGCGACCTGTTGCTGCACGTGGTATTCCATGCCGTGATCGCTGCCGAGACTGGCGCGTTCACGGTGAAGGAGGTTATTGAATCGGAAACGGAAAAACTGGTGCGCCGCCATCCCCACGTATTCGGGGATACCACGGTGGGCAGCGTGGACGACGTCCTCACCAACTGGGAATCCATCAAGATCCGGGAGGGTGAGAAGAAATCCGCCCTGGACGGGGTTCCTCGGCATCTTCCGACGCTCCTCCGGGCCTTCAGGATGCAGGAAAAGGCGGCCGGCGTGGGCTTCGATTTTCCGAAGCGCGACGATGCCTGGGACAAGGTCACGGAAGAACTCGCCGAGTTCCGGGAGGTGGTCGAGTCCAACGATACCTTCGAGCGGAAGGAGGAAGAACTGGGCGATCTGCTGTTCGCCATCGTGAACCACGCCCGTCAGGCCGGATTGAATCCGGAAAACGCCCTTTCACGCACGAACGACAAGTTCATCCGTCGATTCCGTGAGGTGGAACGCCGTCTGGACGCCCAGGGCATTTCCGTGGTGGACGCCTCGCTGGAAGAGATGGACGCCCACTGGGACGCCATCAAGGGCGAGGAATAG
- a CDS encoding amidohydrolase family protein, producing MNILTLTLLALVMFVQQDARPQQGTYAITNARIETVANGTIERGTVVIQGDRITAVGENVSIPEGATVIDASGMHVYPGMIDSGTQLGLVEVGSVDETNDTNEVGDITPHMDALTAVNPNSVAIPVTRTNGVTTVITEPSGGLFPGTAAAINLVGYTPEQMDAGGARLMVLEFPRKRSRFFGFGGGGGGDQDPEKAWKDAMAKLNEIWDRAEDYDRISSAWEAEPAGKDRPVYSPEMAALRPVVQGDIPLMIKADAEADISAALDWIAERELPNVILSGVAEGWRVAERIAEAGIPAFVGPVLATPSRGSDRYDRAYANAALLHDAGVMVALRSGEVENVRNLPFNAGFAAAYGMGREAALEAVTLAPATMLGIADDYGSIEVGKKANLFVSTGDPFELQSEIVGLFIDGFNVPIDSRHIQLYEEFLNRDQGRRLPVDVAPADN from the coding sequence ATGAATATCCTCACACTGACCCTCCTCGCCCTCGTGATGTTCGTCCAACAGGATGCGCGGCCACAGCAGGGCACTTACGCCATCACGAACGCCCGCATTGAGACGGTGGCCAACGGGACCATCGAACGCGGTACGGTCGTCATCCAGGGTGACCGCATTACGGCAGTCGGAGAAAACGTATCCATCCCGGAAGGGGCCACGGTCATCGACGCCAGTGGTATGCATGTGTACCCGGGCATGATCGATTCCGGTACGCAACTCGGTCTGGTGGAAGTCGGCTCGGTCGACGAAACCAATGACACCAACGAAGTGGGTGACATAACCCCACACATGGATGCGCTCACGGCTGTCAACCCGAACTCGGTGGCCATACCCGTTACGCGCACCAACGGGGTGACCACGGTCATTACCGAACCCTCCGGTGGACTTTTCCCCGGAACGGCCGCTGCCATCAACCTGGTCGGCTATACGCCTGAACAGATGGACGCGGGTGGCGCCCGGCTCATGGTGCTCGAGTTCCCGCGCAAGCGGTCGCGGTTCTTCGGATTCGGCGGTGGCGGTGGCGGCGATCAGGATCCTGAAAAGGCATGGAAGGATGCCATGGCCAAACTGAACGAGATCTGGGATCGCGCCGAGGATTACGATCGCATTTCCAGCGCGTGGGAGGCGGAGCCTGCGGGCAAGGACCGTCCTGTATATTCGCCTGAAATGGCCGCCCTCCGGCCCGTGGTCCAGGGAGACATCCCGCTCATGATCAAGGCCGATGCCGAAGCCGACATCAGCGCGGCGCTGGATTGGATCGCCGAGCGCGAACTCCCGAATGTCATCCTGTCCGGCGTGGCCGAGGGCTGGCGCGTGGCGGAGCGGATAGCCGAAGCCGGCATCCCGGCGTTCGTCGGTCCGGTATTGGCGACGCCGTCACGGGGTTCGGATCGCTACGACCGGGCATATGCCAATGCCGCTTTGCTCCACGACGCCGGTGTAATGGTGGCGCTCCGGTCCGGTGAAGTGGAAAACGTCCGCAACTTGCCCTTCAATGCAGGCTTTGCCGCCGCATACGGCATGGGTCGCGAGGCAGCGCTGGAGGCCGTGACCTTGGCCCCGGCCACCATGCTGGGCATTGCCGATGACTACGGCTCGATCGAAGTCGGCAAGAAGGCGAACCTGTTCGTTTCGACCGGCGATCCCTTCGAGCTCCAGTCCGAGATCGTGGGACTCTTCATTGACGGATTCAATGTGCCCATCGACAGCCGTCACATCCAGCTCTACGAGGAATTCCTGAACCGGGACCAGGGCCGCCGCCTGCCGGTGGACGTCGCGCCGGCGGACAACTGA
- a CDS encoding single-stranded DNA-binding protein, giving the protein MARGVNKVILVGNLGQDPELRYTGTGTAVCNLRLATNESYKDASGEWIERTEWHSIVAWGRLGEICNEYLHKGSQVYFEGSLQTRSYDDRDGNTKYVTEIKAREMMILSGRGDGDGGSGGGSSPARASRPASASSASPGTSAKPKGTSTAADSGADDYTFEPDDDLPF; this is encoded by the coding sequence ATGGCACGTGGAGTAAACAAAGTCATCCTGGTCGGCAATCTGGGGCAGGACCCGGAGTTGCGCTACACAGGAACCGGTACGGCGGTCTGCAACCTGCGACTCGCCACGAACGAGTCCTACAAGGATGCATCGGGCGAGTGGATTGAGCGCACCGAATGGCACAGCATTGTGGCCTGGGGTCGACTCGGCGAAATCTGCAATGAATACCTGCACAAGGGATCCCAGGTGTATTTCGAAGGATCCCTGCAGACCCGATCGTATGACGACCGGGACGGAAACACCAAGTACGTGACCGAGATCAAGGCACGGGAAATGATGATCCTGAGTGGTCGTGGCGATGGCGACGGCGGTTCAGGCGGCGGATCGTCGCCCGCACGCGCCTCCCGTCCCGCATCCGCATCCAGCGCGTCCCCGGGAACCTCCGCCAAGCCAAAGGGCACATCCACGGCCGCCGATTCCGGTGCGGACGACTACACGTTCGAACCGGACGACGACCTGCCTTTCTGA
- a CDS encoding sodium-dependent transporter, protein MASPSRGQWSGKLGFILAAAGSAIGLGNIWRFPYTAGENGGGAFVLIYLVFVFAIGVPVVLAELSIGRKTERNPVGAFKALVPGSLWPWLGGLGILTGFAILSFYSVLAGWTLSYLWGAVSGAIGGVTTAEESGAVFNALIGNPGLMIGLTFTFLVLTAIVVRGGISGGIEKATKILMPILLLMLIVMAVRSMTLPGGDEGLAYLFTFDFSKVTVPVVVAALGQALFSLSLGMGAMITYGSYFPEKENLPQAGIIVAIFDTSIALLAGLIIFPALFSAGVDPNGGPGLVFVVLPTVFSQLPAGQLFAIGFYALLAIAALTSTISLLEVVVSYFVDEKGWSRNKAALLLTAGCFAFAIPSALSQGASDFFTTTGGLGISFLDLQNIIWGNYSLSIGALLICVFAGWKWGIPATLASLESSGHRLPMSNIFGILIKFVCPLAVAVILLYVIITQQYF, encoded by the coding sequence ATGGCTTCCCCATCGCGCGGACAGTGGAGCGGCAAACTCGGATTCATCCTGGCTGCGGCCGGTTCTGCCATCGGTCTCGGCAACATCTGGCGTTTCCCGTACACGGCCGGTGAAAACGGTGGTGGTGCCTTCGTGCTCATCTACCTCGTTTTCGTCTTCGCCATCGGCGTTCCCGTCGTACTGGCTGAACTGTCCATCGGTCGCAAGACGGAAAGGAATCCGGTCGGTGCATTCAAGGCACTTGTCCCCGGTTCGCTCTGGCCGTGGCTCGGGGGTTTGGGCATCCTGACGGGTTTCGCCATCCTGTCGTTCTATTCCGTACTGGCGGGCTGGACGCTGTCGTACCTCTGGGGCGCCGTCAGTGGAGCCATCGGTGGAGTGACCACGGCCGAAGAAAGCGGAGCCGTGTTCAATGCCCTGATCGGCAACCCCGGTCTCATGATCGGGCTGACATTCACCTTCCTCGTGCTGACAGCCATTGTGGTCCGGGGCGGCATTTCGGGCGGCATCGAGAAGGCCACCAAGATCCTCATGCCCATCCTCCTTCTCATGCTCATCGTCATGGCTGTGCGCTCCATGACATTGCCGGGCGGGGACGAAGGATTGGCCTACCTGTTCACTTTCGATTTTTCGAAGGTCACCGTGCCCGTGGTCGTGGCTGCACTCGGTCAGGCCCTTTTCAGCCTCTCCCTGGGCATGGGGGCCATGATCACCTATGGCTCCTACTTCCCTGAAAAGGAGAACCTGCCTCAAGCCGGTATCATTGTCGCCATTTTTGACACGTCCATCGCGCTTCTGGCCGGCCTCATCATTTTCCCGGCCCTGTTCTCGGCAGGTGTTGACCCGAATGGCGGCCCCGGTCTTGTATTCGTGGTGCTTCCCACGGTATTCAGCCAGTTGCCCGCCGGTCAACTCTTCGCCATCGGATTCTATGCCCTGTTGGCAATTGCTGCGCTCACGTCCACGATTTCGCTTCTCGAAGTCGTGGTCTCCTACTTCGTTGACGAAAAAGGTTGGTCGAGGAACAAGGCCGCTCTCCTGTTGACGGCCGGATGCTTCGCGTTCGCAATCCCGAGCGCCCTTTCCCAGGGTGCATCCGACTTCTTCACCACAACCGGCGGTCTGGGAATCTCCTTCCTGGATCTGCAGAACATCATATGGGGCAACTACTCATTGTCCATCGGCGCGCTGCTCATCTGTGTGTTCGCAGGTTGGAAGTGGGGAATCCCCGCGACCCTTGCGTCGTTGGAGTCGAGCGGCCACCGTCTGCCGATGTCGAATATTTTCGGCATCCTCATCAAATTCGTCTGCCCGCTGGCTGTAGCGGTCATCCTGCTCTACGTCATCATCACACAGCAGTACTTCTAG